One Lepisosteus oculatus isolate fLepOcu1 chromosome 12, fLepOcu1.hap2, whole genome shotgun sequence genomic window, TAAACAATTAATTGTCTTGTTACTTAATCTGAGTCAGGTGAAAAGTATTTGACTTTCTGCCCTGCTTTATCCATGCTTCATATAAATGACCTGTCGAGGTTGAAGTGTAAACAGGCCCAGGGAACGATCCCTAGTGGTACTTGAGGTTCTTTGAGCCATTTGACAAACATCTGTGATCTTGACCAATGATCAAACTTGATCAGCCCAAATACCCTTTCCCTTGCAGTATTTCACTCAGATTTCTTCAGATCTTACTTCTAAAAAGGGAATTGATTTCTGACGTATTAAGTTggaactgtctacattgtatcaCAAAAACAAGTGGTGTGAAGCGATACACCATGTTTGTATGTCCTGGGCTTAAGTCATAGCACAGTGTGTTACTAATGGAAAAGAAGGTTATTCAAGAATGTCACATGAGACCTGAAAATTTAGTCTTCTGAGCCCACGATACTTAAATTGCTTTacattttgtccttttttaaaatataactcatggGTTTGAGCAAATTAATTTGTAGCAGATAGAAGGATAGAAGCACTGTTTGTTGCTGAAGTATTAATATTTACATTGAATTGATATGAGACACTTTGTCCAAACATTAATACAGATGGACTGTAAGGAAGTCCAGAGGTCAAAACCTGCAGAGGTCAAACAGCCAGCAGATCAACTGGAGACATGAACTATGAGACAGCCACTCTGAGCAGCTTAACTACAACGGAATATTTCAGTGGAAAAACTGTCAATCAATATCTAACTCTGGTGGAAATTGATTTAATGAGTGGAGTGCCACAGGGACCTATATTAGGACCTAATTTATATCAGTAGTCCTGCTTCTGGTGTAATTATTCTTCTGCCAGATGGAAGGTAGCTCACGATGCATTGAGTAATAAAGGGATTCAAGTGCATAATACAGGTTGGTTTATTGACAGGGAGGTACAAGGAGCAAAAGGGACAATGTAGCTCACAGGATAATCAGGAAGCAGGACCACACCGGAAACAGGAACAGGACTGCACAGATCACCAGGTTAGTAGGAGCTGGACCAGGAACAGAAATGTGACCAAGGAGACCAGGGACTGAGAGCTTGGACAAGCCCAGGCGTAACAGTTAACTAATTATTCAAGTTGGCAGATGATACCCTAAAAGGGATAAGCACCAAAAGCACCTGAAAAGCAGCAGAGGAAATTGCGAAATACATTCAGAAGACTCTCAGCTGTGGGAAAACACCAAACTAAAGACCATTAATGTAGACATGTGAAGACTAAAACATGCAGGTCATAGAAATTATTTCACAGTAGAGGGACATCCAGAAGTGTAGTGACGTAAgagttttaatttactgtaacaatcAGAAATGGGAACAAAAAATTGAAGAGTACTTTGACGATTTTTAGGTATCAATCAAACATGATAACTTAAAGTCTCACACACAGattctaaatatataatatacaatttattgatatcaCACCAAAAGCATGtacaaaacaacaaacataattgaacatacagtatttgtgaaaTGATCTTCTGTGATCTGAAAGCTTCATCATTTGCTCAGTGATTACAGAGATCAGAATTCATAATTTTAGAGTAAAATACATTGACTAAAACATTATAATCTGGCTCGTAGGTGTTATCAGTCTCATATAGTTACATCGAATTCTTATTCTTAGATACAAGCAAATATGCATTTACTAATGCAAGCTGAAAATCAGTGTGTTTAGATTAGTTAAACTATTGAGAGTTATATCGTGAATAAAGAAGTTTTATACTCAAATACCCCCTGGTCAAACATGCTTGATGAGTTTCCTGCTGGAAAGACGAAGCTGGACTAGGTTGGTTCATTGCCAGACTTGGTGTTCGCTTACACGTGCAGGGATTGGCCCAGGTCcggagagaaaagagagagagcttCGCTTAGCATTAGGATGACGACAGCTAGCATTAGCCCTGAGGCAGCTATGCCCAAAGTTAGCATCTTGATAAACTTCAGTCTGTGCACAGCTGTATTCTTGGGTATGGCTGCAAAAGACAGATTGGAGACCCTTTTTCGCCTCGGCCATAGCTTCGTACTTGGTTGGCATGAATGACTCCAGCTCTCTGATTTCGGCAATCAGACGAAATCAACAATGGGTTCACAAACACAAGGTTTCCTCCATTGCAGAAAGGATATCTTTTCCAGAATTCTGCTTTTTTCTGACTCACTCTCAGCCAGGCATCTTGGAGAAAAGTCTTGACTCAAACTTCTTCCAGTCACGTGGTTGGAAAAGTCTGATTGTGTGCTCAGTtggaaaaagaagaggagccgGCGAGTTGatgatgaaaaatgagctgaGTGTTTGCTTCTAAGGTGCAACATCACAGCTGGTGATTGGTTGAGGGTGTTGTCCACCCAGGGTGGATCCCTCATTGGTGGATCTTTCTTTGGGTGATGGACAGTGACCTTGGACCTGGAAAAACAGACTACAGACTCACTGGAGCCAATCTGTGCTATGGTTCATTAGAAGGTTCTCATTGGCTACGGCTTTATGATGTGTTTTATCAGAAGGCCCTTTTAGCCACATTCCTCTGTATTTGCAGAGAGTCCCAAGCTGCCTTGTCAAAGCAAcatgtttattattaaaaatctttcatttcacatttgattctaagtgaaataatttaCCTTTGTGCTACAGAAGGAAACACTGTTTGACACTGAAGTATTCAAGTTCATACCAAATGAAGGGGAGACATTTAGTCCAATCACTAGTATGATGGACTGTAGGAAACTCCCGAGGTCAAGACCTGTTGAAGCTAAAACAAATCTCTTCACTGTGGAGTGGCCAACCATGACTTTCTTCCATGACTGTGAGCTGGAACCTGGAAGTAGGAATTAACCTGGAAGTAGTTCAACATTTGACCAACACTGATCAATGACAAAGTTATGTTCACTgtttacattattaaaaacacTGTGGGTCAATTTCACACTTGTCCTGTCCTTGTAAAATCACCAATATTGCATGGAACCTTTTCCCCATTTCTTTCACAAAGCTTGAATATCATCAAAGTGTTTAGATTAGTTCAACTCAAATTACGGATTGACTATTATGTAGTATACAATGTAATATCTACAGCACCTAATATTAATTTGGCATCATAcagctgttttattttgctACAGAAGTCTTTCTAAAGTGTGAAAGAAAAGACTAGTAACACATTGTCTAACGTACAATCCATAATCCATAATTTCCAAAAGGAAACCAAATAAAGAATGAATAAACGAGATAAAATTGCAGGGACtgaattttttaacaaaaacttTTATTCTTAGTTATCAGAACACATCTGAATCGTTCTTCACAAGTGTTGACTAATGGAAGTCCATGAGGCGCCGGAAGGAGCCGATCCTGGGGCTCATGCCTCCCCAGTCGCTGAACCTCCTGTACTCTCCGGGCCTCATGAAGTACTGCCTGCCTCTGTAGTTGGGCTGCTCGTAGAACATCCAGTATCCCTCCATCACATTGCAGGAGTGGATGTCATGGTAACGGAAGCGGTCATAGACATTGGGACAGTCGTCCATGAACTCCATCATCTGGCCTCCGAAGCCTTCTCTCTCGTAGATCCTCATCCTGTAAGAGCCTTGGTACTGTGAACACAAGACATTCCTTAATACAGACTGAACTGGAATATCATTTAGATTAAACACTAATTCATTTAAACAGCTCTGGCCTGAAGATGAATGATTCACCGTTTGACTATGCCAAAATCTATAtattcaagttttaaaaatatatcaatcTGATTGTTTAATTCctataaaaatacaaagcaaCTTACATGAGGAATGAAACGACAGGACCTGATGCAGTCGTTGAAGCCCATCCAGCGCTGGTAGTCGGGATACTCGCCCCTGCGCAGGAGGTACTGGTAGCCCATGTAGTTGGGGCGCTCGTACGCCATCCAGCAGCCGCTCTCCACTCGGATGGAGTTGCAGCGGCTGAAGTAGGAGTGCAGGTCAGCGCAGTCGCTGCTGCACTCATAGGAGCGCCCCCCGAAGTTCCTGTCCTCGTAGAAGATGatctgtgaaaaagaaagaaacatcaGTGTTACTCTACTGTGCTTTTCCATCTACTGTTCATCTCTGAAACTACAATCTGTAAACACAGAGTCTCTGTACCTTCCCCATGGTGATGGTTGGTGAGCAGATGCTGTCTGTGATCTACACTCATGCTCCTATTTATACCCAGCAGAAGGGCACGTGAATGCTGTCCACTTCTGCTTGGTCAGCTGCACTATTTCATTGCTTTAACTAAAACTGAACTATAGCTGCTTTCTGTTCATTGTATAGCATACATACATAGTCAAAAGCCTTGCATTACTGTTGTCTTTATTTAACATTATCTCTCTccattttctctttattttatgaATACACACAGAATTTCTCATTCTGTTCAGTACAATCCCTTGCCAGGAACACTCCAGATACATGCAGCTTGTCCATTTCGTGTAATCTGTAGAGAGTTTGTTACAGATCTTGTTAAGCAAGCCTGGAGCTCAGAAATGGATTTAGGTAAATTCTAACAAATAAACAATTAATTGTCTTGTTACTTAATCTGAGTCAGGTGAAAAGTATTTGACTTTCTGCCCTGCTTTATCCATGCTTCATATAAATGACCTGTCGAGGTTGAAGTGTAAACAGGCCCAGGGAACGATCCCTAGTGGTACTTGAGGTTCTTTGAGCCATTTGACAAACATCTGTGATCTTGACCAATGATCAAACTTGATCAGCCCAAATACCCTTTCCCTTGCAGTATTTCACTCAGATTTCTTCAGATCTTACTTCTAAAAAGGGAATTGATTTCTGACGTATTAGGTTggaac contains:
- the LOC138242009 gene encoding gamma-crystallin M2-like, which translates into the protein MGKIIFYEDRNFGGRSYECSSDCADLHSYFSRCNSIRVESGCWMAYERPNYMGYQYLLRRGEYPDYQRWMGFNDCIRSCRFIPHYQGSYRMRIYEREGFGGQMMEFMDDCPNVYDRFRYHDIHSCNVMEGYWMFYEQPNYRGRQYFMRPGEYRRFSDWGGMSPRIGSFRRLMDFH